A portion of the Scylla paramamosain isolate STU-SP2022 chromosome 32, ASM3559412v1, whole genome shotgun sequence genome contains these proteins:
- the LOC135089320 gene encoding probable serine hydrolase isoform X2 has product MLHWSDLEQKMVPQEVTWQPLSVDLEWGKLSGKIGIIGSKDSISSLRILGVHGWLDNANSFDTLAPFLPRGTELLALDLPGHGHSDHLPIGAHYDILSYVLNLKKAVVKCGWDKFILIGHSMGACVSNIFTSFFPEHVTALVSLDYIGVRDLSLATIQKHIFVLFKGEELRKQKPVVYSEEQAIERLIKARTNLGINAAIDRDAAYVLLPRSAQQVEGGYVWTHDPRARANFQGMYGKSWHTYISQIKCPVLIVTANHGLFTSAVQEAFEEILDVYRSNAKWFDVVAVDGSHHVHLTHPKRVAEPLIAFLHRVVKETAPVPPLPARL; this is encoded by the exons ATGCTACACTGG AGTGACCTTGAGCAAAAAATGGTCCCACAGGAGGTCACTTGGCAGCCCCTGTCTGTTGACCTGGAGTGGGGGAAACTGTCAGGCAAGATTGGTATTATTGGCAGCAAGGATTCCATAAGCAGCCTGAGAATCCTTGGTGTGCACGGCTGGCTGGACAATGCCAACTCCTTTGACACGCTTGCTCCCTTCCTGCCAAGAGGGACAGAACTGCTGGCACTGGATCTGCCCGGACATGGACACTCAGACCACCTGCCCATTGGTGCACACTATGATATACTTTCATATGTCCTTAACTTAAAGAAAGCAGTGGTTAAATGTGGGTGGGACAAATTTATCCTCATCGGTCATAGTATGGGTGCATGTGTAAGTAATATATTTACGTCTTTCTTCCCTGAGCACGTGACAGCCCTTGTCAGTCTGGATTACATTGGGGTACGAGACCTGTCTCTTGCTACCATTCAGAAGCACATCTTTGTGTTGTTCAAGGGAGAGGAACTGAGGAAACAAAAGCCTGTTGTGTATAGTGAAGAGCAGGCAATAGAACGTTTGATCAAAGCAAGAACAAACTTGGGGATTAATGCAGCTATTGACAGAGATGCAGCATATGTCCTCCTGCCCAGATCTGCGCAGCAAGTGGAAGGTGGATACGTGTGGACTCATGATCCTCGGGCCCGGGCAAACTTCCAGGGGATGTATGGCAAGTCATGGCACACATACATATCCCAAATCAAATGCCCTGTTTTGATTGTCACAGCCAACCATGGATTATTCACCAGTGCTGTGCAGGAAGCCTTTGAGGAGATCCTTGATGTGTACCGCAGTAATGCCAAGTGGTTTGACGTGGTGGCAGTGGACGGCTCACACCACGTGCACCTCACACACCCCAAGAGAGTAGCTGAGCCTCTCATAGCCTTCCTTCACAGAGTGGTTAAGGAGACTGCTCCTGTCCCACCTCTCCCAGCAAGATTATGA
- the LOC135089320 gene encoding probable serine hydrolase isoform X1, with product MQGEDKSDLEQKMVPQEVTWQPLSVDLEWGKLSGKIGIIGSKDSISSLRILGVHGWLDNANSFDTLAPFLPRGTELLALDLPGHGHSDHLPIGAHYDILSYVLNLKKAVVKCGWDKFILIGHSMGACVSNIFTSFFPEHVTALVSLDYIGVRDLSLATIQKHIFVLFKGEELRKQKPVVYSEEQAIERLIKARTNLGINAAIDRDAAYVLLPRSAQQVEGGYVWTHDPRARANFQGMYGKSWHTYISQIKCPVLIVTANHGLFTSAVQEAFEEILDVYRSNAKWFDVVAVDGSHHVHLTHPKRVAEPLIAFLHRVVKETAPVPPLPARL from the exons ATGCAAGGGGAAGATAAG AGTGACCTTGAGCAAAAAATGGTCCCACAGGAGGTCACTTGGCAGCCCCTGTCTGTTGACCTGGAGTGGGGGAAACTGTCAGGCAAGATTGGTATTATTGGCAGCAAGGATTCCATAAGCAGCCTGAGAATCCTTGGTGTGCACGGCTGGCTGGACAATGCCAACTCCTTTGACACGCTTGCTCCCTTCCTGCCAAGAGGGACAGAACTGCTGGCACTGGATCTGCCCGGACATGGACACTCAGACCACCTGCCCATTGGTGCACACTATGATATACTTTCATATGTCCTTAACTTAAAGAAAGCAGTGGTTAAATGTGGGTGGGACAAATTTATCCTCATCGGTCATAGTATGGGTGCATGTGTAAGTAATATATTTACGTCTTTCTTCCCTGAGCACGTGACAGCCCTTGTCAGTCTGGATTACATTGGGGTACGAGACCTGTCTCTTGCTACCATTCAGAAGCACATCTTTGTGTTGTTCAAGGGAGAGGAACTGAGGAAACAAAAGCCTGTTGTGTATAGTGAAGAGCAGGCAATAGAACGTTTGATCAAAGCAAGAACAAACTTGGGGATTAATGCAGCTATTGACAGAGATGCAGCATATGTCCTCCTGCCCAGATCTGCGCAGCAAGTGGAAGGTGGATACGTGTGGACTCATGATCCTCGGGCCCGGGCAAACTTCCAGGGGATGTATGGCAAGTCATGGCACACATACATATCCCAAATCAAATGCCCTGTTTTGATTGTCACAGCCAACCATGGATTATTCACCAGTGCTGTGCAGGAAGCCTTTGAGGAGATCCTTGATGTGTACCGCAGTAATGCCAAGTGGTTTGACGTGGTGGCAGTGGACGGCTCACACCACGTGCACCTCACACACCCCAAGAGAGTAGCTGAGCCTCTCATAGCCTTCCTTCACAGAGTGGTTAAGGAGACTGCTCCTGTCCCACCTCTCCCAGCAAGATTATGA
- the LOC135089320 gene encoding probable serine hydrolase isoform X3, with protein MVPQEVTWQPLSVDLEWGKLSGKIGIIGSKDSISSLRILGVHGWLDNANSFDTLAPFLPRGTELLALDLPGHGHSDHLPIGAHYDILSYVLNLKKAVVKCGWDKFILIGHSMGACVSNIFTSFFPEHVTALVSLDYIGVRDLSLATIQKHIFVLFKGEELRKQKPVVYSEEQAIERLIKARTNLGINAAIDRDAAYVLLPRSAQQVEGGYVWTHDPRARANFQGMYGKSWHTYISQIKCPVLIVTANHGLFTSAVQEAFEEILDVYRSNAKWFDVVAVDGSHHVHLTHPKRVAEPLIAFLHRVVKETAPVPPLPARL; from the coding sequence ATGGTCCCACAGGAGGTCACTTGGCAGCCCCTGTCTGTTGACCTGGAGTGGGGGAAACTGTCAGGCAAGATTGGTATTATTGGCAGCAAGGATTCCATAAGCAGCCTGAGAATCCTTGGTGTGCACGGCTGGCTGGACAATGCCAACTCCTTTGACACGCTTGCTCCCTTCCTGCCAAGAGGGACAGAACTGCTGGCACTGGATCTGCCCGGACATGGACACTCAGACCACCTGCCCATTGGTGCACACTATGATATACTTTCATATGTCCTTAACTTAAAGAAAGCAGTGGTTAAATGTGGGTGGGACAAATTTATCCTCATCGGTCATAGTATGGGTGCATGTGTAAGTAATATATTTACGTCTTTCTTCCCTGAGCACGTGACAGCCCTTGTCAGTCTGGATTACATTGGGGTACGAGACCTGTCTCTTGCTACCATTCAGAAGCACATCTTTGTGTTGTTCAAGGGAGAGGAACTGAGGAAACAAAAGCCTGTTGTGTATAGTGAAGAGCAGGCAATAGAACGTTTGATCAAAGCAAGAACAAACTTGGGGATTAATGCAGCTATTGACAGAGATGCAGCATATGTCCTCCTGCCCAGATCTGCGCAGCAAGTGGAAGGTGGATACGTGTGGACTCATGATCCTCGGGCCCGGGCAAACTTCCAGGGGATGTATGGCAAGTCATGGCACACATACATATCCCAAATCAAATGCCCTGTTTTGATTGTCACAGCCAACCATGGATTATTCACCAGTGCTGTGCAGGAAGCCTTTGAGGAGATCCTTGATGTGTACCGCAGTAATGCCAAGTGGTTTGACGTGGTGGCAGTGGACGGCTCACACCACGTGCACCTCACACACCCCAAGAGAGTAGCTGAGCCTCTCATAGCCTTCCTTCACAGAGTGGTTAAGGAGACTGCTCCTGTCCCACCTCTCCCAGCAAGATTATGA
- the LOC135089319 gene encoding probable serine hydrolase isoform X1, which yields MPEATLRRNGSSEMASTSQLNGVGGDHATTKTHTANGHATNGCTSSSHASNGHCRAASDTSSVEWEDFEVHIGWGTMRGKIRGSGPELVLGVHGWLDNANTFDLLCHHLPENTRFLSLDLPGHGRSDHFSPGFIYDPRGYMAAIKKTMTAIGWQRFTYLGHSMGAVVGIMYTSVFPEDVKAFISIDIIKPWSLDPERQPGALKKYMLQYFDNEDKASKQPLVYEEEELVKKTMEGSQSLDERGARILLQRGARRAKDGSGLVLTRDLRVKTFFIGFISMDEWLEMAKAITCPLLIVRAKDGHAYEPEEKYKVMLKAFSQSCHHFQYHEVEGKHHVHLTNAGGVADLITPFLHKLKE from the exons ATGCCAGAAGCCACGCTACGTAGGAATG GATCCAGTGAGATGGCGTCCACATCCCAGCTGAATGGTGTAGGAGGAGACCATGCAACAACAAAAACCCACACAGCTAATGGCCACGCAACAAATGGCTGCACAAGTAGTAGCCATGCAAGTAATGGACACTGCAGGGCGGCGAGTGACACTTCCTCGGTGGAGTGGGAGGACTTCGAGGTGCACATCGGCTGGGGCACCATGCGAGGGAAGATACGAGGCTCGGGTCCCGAATTGGTGCTGG GAGTACACGGGTGGCTGGACAACGCCAACACCTTCGACCTTCTCTGCCACCACCTGCCAGAGAACACCAGGTTCCTCTCCCTCGACCTGCCAGGGCACGGCCGCTCAGACCACTTCTCCCCTGGCTTCATCTACGACCCCCGGGGCTACATGGCGGCCATCAAGAAGACCATGACGGCCATCGGGTGGCAGCGGTTCACCTACCTGGGCCACAGCATGGGCGCCGTGGTGGGCATCATGTACACGTCTGTTTTTCCTGAAGATGTCAAAGCTTTTATCTCCATCGACATCATTAAGCCGTGGTCCCTTGATCCTGAAAGACAGCCAGGGGCGCTGAAGAAGTACATGCTCCAGTACTTTGACAACGAGGACAAGGCCTCCAAGCAGCCACTGGtgtacgaagaggaggagcttGTGAAGAAGACCATGGAGGGGAGTCAATCTCTGGACGAGCGAGGAGCGAGGATACTGCTGCAGCGAGGCGCCAGGCGGGCCAAGGATGGGTCTGGCCTGGTGCTGACGCGGGACCTGAGGGTGAAGACTTTCTTTATCGGGTTCATCAGCATGGATGAGTGGCTAGAGATGGCCAAGGCGATCACCTGCCCCTTACTCATCGTCAGG GCGAAAGACGGTCACGCGTACGAGCCGGAGGAGAAATACAAGGTGATGCTGAAGGCCTTCAGTCAGAGCTGCCATCACTTCCAGTACCATGAGGTGGAAGGGAAGCACCACGTCCACCTCACCAATGCAGGCGGCGTAGCGGATCTCATCACGCCGTTCTTACACAAGCTGAAGGAGTAG
- the LOC135089319 gene encoding probable serine hydrolase isoform X2: MASTSQLNGVGGDHATTKTHTANGHATNGCTSSSHASNGHCRAASDTSSVEWEDFEVHIGWGTMRGKIRGSGPELVLGVHGWLDNANTFDLLCHHLPENTRFLSLDLPGHGRSDHFSPGFIYDPRGYMAAIKKTMTAIGWQRFTYLGHSMGAVVGIMYTSVFPEDVKAFISIDIIKPWSLDPERQPGALKKYMLQYFDNEDKASKQPLVYEEEELVKKTMEGSQSLDERGARILLQRGARRAKDGSGLVLTRDLRVKTFFIGFISMDEWLEMAKAITCPLLIVRAKDGHAYEPEEKYKVMLKAFSQSCHHFQYHEVEGKHHVHLTNAGGVADLITPFLHKLKE; the protein is encoded by the exons ATGGCGTCCACATCCCAGCTGAATGGTGTAGGAGGAGACCATGCAACAACAAAAACCCACACAGCTAATGGCCACGCAACAAATGGCTGCACAAGTAGTAGCCATGCAAGTAATGGACACTGCAGGGCGGCGAGTGACACTTCCTCGGTGGAGTGGGAGGACTTCGAGGTGCACATCGGCTGGGGCACCATGCGAGGGAAGATACGAGGCTCGGGTCCCGAATTGGTGCTGG GAGTACACGGGTGGCTGGACAACGCCAACACCTTCGACCTTCTCTGCCACCACCTGCCAGAGAACACCAGGTTCCTCTCCCTCGACCTGCCAGGGCACGGCCGCTCAGACCACTTCTCCCCTGGCTTCATCTACGACCCCCGGGGCTACATGGCGGCCATCAAGAAGACCATGACGGCCATCGGGTGGCAGCGGTTCACCTACCTGGGCCACAGCATGGGCGCCGTGGTGGGCATCATGTACACGTCTGTTTTTCCTGAAGATGTCAAAGCTTTTATCTCCATCGACATCATTAAGCCGTGGTCCCTTGATCCTGAAAGACAGCCAGGGGCGCTGAAGAAGTACATGCTCCAGTACTTTGACAACGAGGACAAGGCCTCCAAGCAGCCACTGGtgtacgaagaggaggagcttGTGAAGAAGACCATGGAGGGGAGTCAATCTCTGGACGAGCGAGGAGCGAGGATACTGCTGCAGCGAGGCGCCAGGCGGGCCAAGGATGGGTCTGGCCTGGTGCTGACGCGGGACCTGAGGGTGAAGACTTTCTTTATCGGGTTCATCAGCATGGATGAGTGGCTAGAGATGGCCAAGGCGATCACCTGCCCCTTACTCATCGTCAGG GCGAAAGACGGTCACGCGTACGAGCCGGAGGAGAAATACAAGGTGATGCTGAAGGCCTTCAGTCAGAGCTGCCATCACTTCCAGTACCATGAGGTGGAAGGGAAGCACCACGTCCACCTCACCAATGCAGGCGGCGTAGCGGATCTCATCACGCCGTTCTTACACAAGCTGAAGGAGTAG